The following proteins are encoded in a genomic region of Gossypium hirsutum isolate 1008001.06 chromosome D05, Gossypium_hirsutum_v2.1, whole genome shotgun sequence:
- the LOC107907501 gene encoding uncharacterized protein isoform X2, translating into MFEFNPISGTGTKLECAINTLPSSRNANSCCASTLHFVDNYFRTRELKKDFETPESQNMESIRETMHIHEDTFKHQVRELHRLYSVQKRLMDELKWEIQQKRFWASPFSSCDIINQHHLTTQATRCEDNFNFQDDRSSRERIGCCSGDTMKIASLTSTVDVTQGSDDDCEVELTLSIGTSSRKKMENNSKSNSQIRKLGSPSSFKSDSDKKRPYWQFQGFKHRQNLNNH; encoded by the exons AT GTTTGAATTTAACCCCATTTCAGGCACGGGAACCAAACTTGAATGTGCCATAAACACATTACCAAGTTCCCGAAACGCCAACAGCTGCTGTGCCTCTACTCTGCATTTCGTGGATAACTATTTCCGAACAAGAGAGCTGAAAAAGGATTTTGAAACGCCTGAAAGCCAAAACATGGAATCTATCAGAGAGACAATGCACATTCATGAAGATACCTTCAAACACCAG GTACGAGAACTTCACCGGCTGTATAGTGTTCAAAAGAGATTGATGGATGAGCTGAAATGGGAAATTCAGCAAAAGAGATTCTGGGCTAGTCCTTTCAGTAGTTGTGATATTATCAACCAgcaccatttaacaacacaagCTACTCGTTGCGAGGATAATTTCAATTTTCAAGATGATAGGAGCTCAAGGGAGAGGATTGGCTGTTGCTCTGGTGACACCATGAAAATTGCAAGCCTCACTAGTACTGTTGATGTAACCCAAGGCTCTGATGATGATTGTGAAGTTGAGCTAACACTAAGTATTGGAACCAGCtcaaggaagaagatggaaaacAACTCCAAGTCAAATAGTCAAATCAGAAAGCTTGGTTCACCATCTTCGTTTAAATCGGATTCAGATAAGAAACGACCATATTGGCAATTCCAAGGGTTTAAGCATAGGCAGAACTTGAACAACCATTGA
- the LOC107907501 gene encoding uncharacterized protein isoform X3, which produces MESIRETMHIHEDTFKHQVRELHRLYSVQKRLMDELKWEIQQKRFWASPFSSCDIINQHHLTTQATRCEDNFNFQDDRSSRERIGCCSGDTMKIASLTSTVDVTQGSDDDCEVELTLSIGTSSRKKMENNSKSNSQIRKLGSPSSFKSDSDKKRPYWQFQGFKHRQNLNNH; this is translated from the exons ATGGAATCTATCAGAGAGACAATGCACATTCATGAAGATACCTTCAAACACCAG GTACGAGAACTTCACCGGCTGTATAGTGTTCAAAAGAGATTGATGGATGAGCTGAAATGGGAAATTCAGCAAAAGAGATTCTGGGCTAGTCCTTTCAGTAGTTGTGATATTATCAACCAgcaccatttaacaacacaagCTACTCGTTGCGAGGATAATTTCAATTTTCAAGATGATAGGAGCTCAAGGGAGAGGATTGGCTGTTGCTCTGGTGACACCATGAAAATTGCAAGCCTCACTAGTACTGTTGATGTAACCCAAGGCTCTGATGATGATTGTGAAGTTGAGCTAACACTAAGTATTGGAACCAGCtcaaggaagaagatggaaaacAACTCCAAGTCAAATAGTCAAATCAGAAAGCTTGGTTCACCATCTTCGTTTAAATCGGATTCAGATAAGAAACGACCATATTGGCAATTCCAAGGGTTTAAGCATAGGCAGAACTTGAACAACCATTGA
- the LOC107907501 gene encoding uncharacterized protein isoform X1, translating into MIFAISYSTAYVHRFEFNPISGTGTKLECAINTLPSSRNANSCCASTLHFVDNYFRTRELKKDFETPESQNMESIRETMHIHEDTFKHQVRELHRLYSVQKRLMDELKWEIQQKRFWASPFSSCDIINQHHLTTQATRCEDNFNFQDDRSSRERIGCCSGDTMKIASLTSTVDVTQGSDDDCEVELTLSIGTSSRKKMENNSKSNSQIRKLGSPSSFKSDSDKKRPYWQFQGFKHRQNLNNH; encoded by the exons ATGATTTTTGCTATTTCTTACAGTACTGCTTATGTCCATAGGTTTGAATTTAACCCCATTTCAGGCACGGGAACCAAACTTGAATGTGCCATAAACACATTACCAAGTTCCCGAAACGCCAACAGCTGCTGTGCCTCTACTCTGCATTTCGTGGATAACTATTTCCGAACAAGAGAGCTGAAAAAGGATTTTGAAACGCCTGAAAGCCAAAACATGGAATCTATCAGAGAGACAATGCACATTCATGAAGATACCTTCAAACACCAG GTACGAGAACTTCACCGGCTGTATAGTGTTCAAAAGAGATTGATGGATGAGCTGAAATGGGAAATTCAGCAAAAGAGATTCTGGGCTAGTCCTTTCAGTAGTTGTGATATTATCAACCAgcaccatttaacaacacaagCTACTCGTTGCGAGGATAATTTCAATTTTCAAGATGATAGGAGCTCAAGGGAGAGGATTGGCTGTTGCTCTGGTGACACCATGAAAATTGCAAGCCTCACTAGTACTGTTGATGTAACCCAAGGCTCTGATGATGATTGTGAAGTTGAGCTAACACTAAGTATTGGAACCAGCtcaaggaagaagatggaaaacAACTCCAAGTCAAATAGTCAAATCAGAAAGCTTGGTTCACCATCTTCGTTTAAATCGGATTCAGATAAGAAACGACCATATTGGCAATTCCAAGGGTTTAAGCATAGGCAGAACTTGAACAACCATTGA